The proteins below are encoded in one region of Deltaproteobacteria bacterium:
- a CDS encoding TonB-dependent receptor, with protein sequence MNGGLTAIFSDGFSGALRLRYLDDRPANEDRNLTARGYVLADLLLTYRWKNIEASLQVLNLADVDWRQTQFASASCVPREVGTDPRCPADGSGDGIEDIHFVPGNPINLRGGVTIFF encoded by the coding sequence ATGAATGGCGGATTGACTGCGATCTTTAGCGATGGTTTCTCCGGTGCCCTGCGTTTGCGGTATCTCGATGATCGCCCCGCCAATGAAGACCGTAACCTCACGGCCCGTGGCTACGTGCTGGCCGATCTGCTCCTCACATACCGCTGGAAGAACATCGAAGCGTCGCTTCAGGTCTTGAACCTCGCCGATGTGGATTGGCGGCAGACCCAATTCGCTTCCGCTTCTTGTGTTCCGCGAGAAGTAGGAACAGATCCTCGCTGCCCGGCCGACGGCTCCGGCGACGGAATCGAAGATATTCACTTCGTCCCCGGGAATCCCATCAACCTGCGCGGTGGTGTAACCATCTTTTTCTAG
- a CDS encoding dienelactone hydrolase family protein: protein MMTKTVEYRDGSVVLKGYLAYDDQTEKKMPGVLVMPEAFGLGVNAKRRADRLAALGYVALAGDPYGNGFETSDLQEAMKLSTSLLTTDPAKFRARGRAGLDKLASLPQVDASRLAVIGYCIGGTFALELARDGAPVRGVVSFHGGLTTQKAAEKGQVKGKVLLCHGAEDSLVPQETVNALEKEMTAAGVDWQLIAYGGVVHSFTNLNAASVGHPGIAYNQSADERSWAAMRDFFNEIFVE from the coding sequence ATGATGACAAAGACAGTTGAGTATCGTGATGGGAGTGTCGTACTGAAAGGATATCTTGCCTACGACGATCAAACTGAGAAGAAAATGCCCGGGGTTTTGGTGATGCCTGAAGCGTTCGGTCTTGGTGTCAACGCCAAACGGCGCGCTGACCGACTGGCCGCGCTCGGCTATGTTGCCCTCGCGGGCGATCCGTACGGTAACGGCTTCGAGACCTCAGATTTGCAAGAGGCCATGAAACTCTCTACCTCACTCTTGACCACCGATCCCGCCAAGTTTCGTGCGCGTGGACGCGCAGGGTTAGACAAGCTCGCATCCTTACCACAAGTCGATGCCAGCCGTTTAGCAGTGATTGGTTATTGCATAGGTGGTACGTTCGCTCTTGAGCTAGCCCGTGATGGCGCCCCGGTGCGAGGAGTCGTCTCCTTCCATGGGGGACTCACAACCCAGAAGGCGGCAGAGAAAGGCCAAGTCAAAGGGAAGGTCCTCCTCTGCCACGGCGCTGAAGATTCCCTCGTGCCACAAGAGACGGTCAACGCCTTAGAAAAAGAAATGACCGCTGCTGGTGTCGACTGGCAACTTATCGCCTACGGTGGCGTTGTACACAGTTTCACCAATCTCAATGCTGCAAGTGTGGGCCATCCCGGTATTGCTTACAACCAGTCAGCAGATGAACGCTCATGGGCGGCGATGCGCGATTTCTTCAATGAAATATTTGTAGAGTAA
- a CDS encoding ester cyclase, translating into MNTAWAREWADNFANFDKLMDMYADDAQFEDVILAHKENGKAEIKKFFVAAGNPAYAENTFTAVGYSGNADGGAVEWTWQAKHAAGKLLGVPAKGKETNTRGVSVLTFKNGKITTQRDYWDAAAVLRQLGAIKQ; encoded by the coding sequence ATGAATACCGCATGGGCAAGAGAGTGGGCCGATAACTTCGCCAACTTCGACAAGCTGATGGACATGTACGCCGACGACGCCCAGTTCGAGGATGTCATTCTCGCTCACAAAGAAAATGGCAAGGCGGAGATTAAGAAATTCTTCGTCGCCGCTGGCAACCCGGCGTACGCGGAAAATACCTTCACTGCCGTTGGCTACTCCGGCAACGCCGACGGGGGCGCGGTCGAGTGGACCTGGCAGGCGAAGCATGCCGCAGGCAAGCTCCTCGGCGTGCCGGCAAAAGGCAAGGAGACAAACACAAGAGGAGTCTCCGTTTTGACGTTTAAGAACGGCAAGATCACCACGCAGCGCGACTACTGGGATGCGGCGGCGGTCCTGCGACAATTAGGGGCGATCAAACAGTAA
- a CDS encoding CoA transferase: MTETQNRSAMLSGCRVLDFTQYLAGPTVTRLMAEMGADIIKIEIAPMGDPARLLPTIKSGRSGYFVQQNRGKKSLCLDLQKPEALDILRALAAKVDVVVENYGPGVLQKRGLDYESLKPINPRLIMASLSAFGRKSPLSHKTGYDMIAQAFSGLMSMTGEPDGPPTFVGIGIADVGTGVHTFAALGYALYNREKTGVGQHIDIAMIDALYHMHDFGLQSYSLTGGEFVPKRMGKYHNQICPCGIYKAPQGWIFLLVLDRQWAGMVQAMGKPELLTDPRFATSAARVTHRELLNPIVQEWFLSFPSDEAVLALLEQHRIACAPVLSVEDTLTHPYFKARQMVRTVSDPILGEVTIPGFPLKFSAYPDLPDLQAPLLGQHGVQVLQEYLNYSETEIARLQQSGTLYREDR; the protein is encoded by the coding sequence ATGACGGAGACGCAGAATCGTTCCGCAATGCTGTCGGGTTGCCGGGTGCTCGATTTCACCCAATACTTGGCGGGACCGACGGTCACCCGACTGATGGCCGAGATGGGGGCGGACATCATCAAAATCGAGATCGCGCCGATGGGTGATCCGGCGCGGTTGTTGCCGACGATTAAATCTGGCCGCAGCGGGTACTTCGTCCAGCAAAATCGCGGCAAAAAAAGCCTGTGCCTCGACTTACAAAAACCGGAAGCGCTCGACATCTTGCGCGCGCTGGCGGCCAAAGTGGATGTGGTGGTGGAGAATTACGGCCCTGGTGTCTTGCAGAAGCGAGGACTCGACTACGAGTCGCTCAAGCCCATCAATCCTCGCTTGATCATGGCGTCCCTGTCAGCCTTCGGCAGAAAGAGCCCCCTCTCTCACAAGACCGGCTATGACATGATCGCTCAGGCGTTTTCGGGGCTCATGTCTATGACCGGCGAGCCGGACGGGCCGCCGACGTTTGTGGGCATCGGGATCGCGGACGTGGGGACCGGCGTCCATACTTTTGCCGCGCTGGGGTACGCCCTGTATAACCGAGAAAAAACCGGGGTCGGCCAGCATATTGATATTGCGATGATCGACGCCCTCTACCACATGCATGATTTTGGACTGCAAAGCTACTCGCTGACTGGTGGCGAATTCGTCCCCAAGCGTATGGGGAAATATCACAACCAGATTTGTCCGTGTGGCATTTACAAGGCCCCGCAGGGGTGGATTTTCCTCTTGGTCCTGGACCGGCAGTGGGCCGGCATGGTGCAAGCCATGGGGAAGCCGGAGCTGCTCACCGACCCACGCTTCGCTACGTCCGCTGCTCGGGTCACGCACCGCGAGCTCCTGAACCCGATCGTGCAAGAGTGGTTCTTGTCGTTTCCCAGTGATGAGGCGGTGCTGGCGCTGCTGGAACAGCATCGCATTGCCTGCGCACCTGTCCTCTCGGTGGAGGATACGCTCACTCATCCTTATTTCAAGGCGCGTCAGATGGTGCGGACAGTGTCCGATCCCATTCTCGGCGAAGTCACCATTCCAGGCTTTCCCTTGAAGTTTTCGGCGTATCCCGATCTGCCGGACCTGCAGGCTCCGCTGCTCGGGCAGCACGGCGTGCAGGTGTTGCAGGAGTATCTGAACTATTCGGAGACGGAGATTGCCCGGCTGCAACAGAGCGGCACGCTGTATCGGGAGGATCGGTAG
- a CDS encoding transporter codes for MTQRSLVAWFVTLGLVCMARPASASCGQAFCPIETSTTTERHPGGGELQLNLVYEFIDVDDPYVGTNSARVGAVPRPHDEQFTRNQTLKFFLDYGVTPRLSLGLLLPFLDRLHQHRANEEHDEGDDDGDDHGDEELFLAHHEHHEPTTERWRYTDLGDIQVTARYLLVQPETPLQPAFSLLIGMKLPTGRTSIDNDQGEKAELTLQPGNGSWDGIIGLSYVQHFSTWTLRREASLLPVFATARGQFPIGEGKFGYRPGGEMVLSAGFAYPLIRKLDLLAQVNFHYRDRDDVGHAPGVEAQDSGRETIFLSPGLRYHLTDELAVYALMQFAVYRRVNGIQLTSDWNVTLGVSYRFDLFSRS; via the coding sequence ATGACCCAGCGATCACTTGTCGCCTGGTTCGTCACGCTCGGGCTCGTCTGTATGGCGCGCCCGGCATCCGCGTCCTGCGGCCAGGCATTCTGTCCTATCGAAACCTCAACCACAACTGAGCGCCACCCCGGCGGCGGTGAACTCCAACTCAACCTCGTGTACGAATTCATTGACGTGGACGACCCGTATGTCGGCACCAACAGCGCCCGCGTCGGCGCAGTTCCCCGCCCCCATGACGAACAATTCACCCGCAACCAGACCCTCAAATTCTTCCTCGATTATGGCGTCACACCACGCCTTTCCTTGGGCCTGTTGTTGCCTTTCCTTGACCGCCTCCATCAACATCGAGCTAACGAGGAACACGACGAAGGCGACGACGATGGAGACGATCACGGCGACGAAGAGCTTTTTCTCGCGCATCACGAACATCACGAGCCTACGACTGAACGCTGGCGCTACACAGACCTAGGCGACATCCAAGTCACCGCCCGCTACCTGTTGGTCCAGCCGGAGACGCCGCTCCAGCCGGCGTTTTCCTTGCTCATCGGCATGAAACTCCCGACCGGGCGGACCAGCATCGATAACGACCAAGGAGAGAAAGCCGAACTCACACTCCAACCCGGCAATGGCTCGTGGGACGGGATCATCGGGCTGTCCTACGTGCAGCACTTTTCGACGTGGACACTCCGACGCGAAGCCAGCCTCCTGCCGGTGTTCGCTACTGCGCGGGGGCAGTTTCCAATCGGCGAGGGCAAGTTCGGCTATCGCCCCGGAGGAGAAATGGTGCTGAGCGCTGGTTTTGCCTATCCGCTCATCCGCAAACTCGACCTGCTCGCTCAGGTGAATTTTCATTATCGCGATCGCGACGATGTCGGGCACGCCCCGGGAGTCGAAGCGCAAGACTCAGGCCGCGAGACCATTTTCCTCAGTCCAGGGCTGCGCTATCACCTGACGGACGAACTCGCCGTCTATGCCCTGATGCAGTTCGCCGTATACCGCAGAGTGAACGGCATCCAACTGACATCGGATTGGAATGTGACTTTGGGAGTTTCCTATCGGTTCGATCTCTTTTCCAGGTCGTAG
- a CDS encoding SCO family protein → MPEQPASTSVSKARRSPAPWVWLLLGLFLVMSAGSVLLLSRQLGGISSSSLPDYGAVPDFQLTERNGATLSRAELIGGVWVADFIFTRCQGSCPLLATRMAAIQQQLPTGSKQPIRLVSFSVDPDWDTPERLREYAARYRADPKRWLFLTGSYQTMTDLIRNGFHLGIVKAGDAPNAAPSEPIIHSDRLVLVDSTGRIRGYYQATNQEGFGHLLQDLEVLRRE, encoded by the coding sequence ATGCCAGAACAACCGGCTTCAACATCGGTCAGCAAGGCAAGACGATCACCAGCCCCATGGGTGTGGTTGCTGCTCGGCCTTTTTCTCGTAATGAGCGCGGGCAGCGTGCTTTTACTCAGCAGGCAGCTCGGAGGGATCTCCTCGTCGTCCTTGCCGGACTACGGAGCAGTCCCCGATTTCCAACTCACGGAGCGGAACGGTGCAACGCTCTCTCGTGCCGAACTCATAGGTGGTGTCTGGGTGGCGGATTTTATCTTCACCCGCTGCCAAGGGTCCTGCCCGCTGCTCGCCACCCGCATGGCGGCGATCCAACAACAGTTGCCGACTGGGTCAAAACAGCCGATCCGGTTGGTTTCGTTCAGCGTCGATCCCGACTGGGATACGCCGGAGCGCTTGCGCGAGTACGCCGCACGCTATCGAGCCGATCCCAAGCGGTGGCTGTTTTTGACCGGCTCTTACCAGACCATGACCGACCTCATCAGGAACGGTTTCCATCTCGGCATCGTCAAGGCAGGAGACGCACCCAACGCCGCTCCGTCGGAGCCGATCATTCACAGCGACCGCCTCGTGCTCGTGGACTCGACTGGCCGTATTCGCGGTTATTATCAAGCAACGAACCAAGAAGGCTTTGGTCATCTCTTACAAGATCTTGAGGTGTTGCGCCGTGAGTAG
- a CDS encoding SCO family protein gives MSSACRSRHRLVLLAGAFFLVQALACRSQPDKQLFIGRGVVEAVATNGKKVRIVHEEIPGFMQAMTMNFEVKDAAVLAGISAEDAVDFTIERTQESIYLVAITRREDDQDPPVAAEAPAEATQTSPAEEPETEFVPHPASDFTLTDQDGRRLTLSSLQGKIVLLDFIFTHCPGPCPLLSLKFAQLQKQLAARLGKEVMLLSVTIDPKRDTPEVLRDYAKRYDANLAGWKFLTGSTGEIIRTTAAFGADYKAGTEGIIDHRLLTCLIDRNGMVVKEFVGTNHTVGELLTAIEQLGTTMPAS, from the coding sequence GTGAGTAGCGCATGCCGGTCTCGTCACCGCCTCGTCTTACTTGCCGGCGCTTTTTTCCTCGTTCAGGCGCTGGCTTGTCGGTCCCAACCGGACAAGCAACTCTTCATCGGTCGCGGGGTCGTGGAGGCCGTCGCGACGAACGGGAAGAAAGTACGCATCGTGCACGAGGAGATTCCCGGGTTCATGCAAGCCATGACGATGAACTTCGAGGTCAAGGACGCCGCCGTCCTCGCCGGCATATCCGCTGAAGACGCCGTCGATTTCACTATCGAACGCACCCAAGAGAGTATCTATCTCGTGGCCATCACACGGAGGGAAGACGACCAAGACCCACCGGTAGCCGCAGAGGCTCCCGCCGAGGCAACCCAAACGTCGCCCGCAGAAGAGCCCGAGACTGAGTTCGTTCCTCATCCGGCAAGCGACTTCACGTTGACAGACCAAGATGGCCGGCGGTTGACGCTTTCCAGTCTGCAAGGAAAAATCGTCCTGCTGGATTTCATCTTTACCCACTGTCCCGGGCCGTGTCCGTTGTTGTCGCTTAAATTTGCTCAGTTGCAGAAGCAGTTGGCAGCGCGGTTAGGGAAAGAGGTGATGTTGCTTTCTGTCACGATCGATCCGAAGCGGGATACGCCGGAGGTGCTGCGCGACTACGCCAAGCGCTATGACGCCAATCTCGCGGGCTGGAAATTTCTGACGGGAAGTACCGGCGAGATCATCAGGACCACAGCGGCTTTCGGTGCGGATTATAAAGCGGGAACCGAGGGCATTATCGACCACCGCTTGCTGACCTGCCTCATCGACCGCAACGGCATGGTGGTCAAAGAGTTCGTGGGCACGAATCATACGGTGGGAGAGCTGCTCACCGCTATCGAGCAGCTTGGCACGACGATGCCGGCGTCGTGA
- a CDS encoding ferritin-like domain-containing protein, with protein sequence MRSDLTIGSTAHKELLCREFIDTHEPYDVATLRWPELDAPSLERLQTLPFWDEAVSTEHATAAKVKAQATLERDALMREAVALQGYEEERHSALINALLSHYRIAVPLQPPAPPPQNIEWAFLRTEYGECFDSFFAFGLFALAKESGFFPPALVTRFEPVMQEEARHILFFVNWLAYRRAQTRLWRRPELLARRLLAMAVQAWSRLQTARGMATDDFAMKGHESFNADLSPRDFLHRCLQENERRLSLYDRRLLRPRLVPTIARALVRVLR encoded by the coding sequence GTGAGATCGGATCTGACCATTGGCTCGACGGCACACAAGGAACTGCTGTGTCGCGAATTTATCGATACCCATGAACCGTACGATGTGGCCACTTTGCGCTGGCCGGAGTTGGACGCCCCTAGTCTGGAGCGTTTACAAACGTTGCCGTTTTGGGACGAGGCGGTCTCGACGGAACATGCCACTGCGGCCAAAGTCAAAGCTCAAGCCACCTTAGAGCGCGACGCGCTGATGCGCGAAGCCGTAGCTCTGCAAGGCTACGAAGAAGAGCGCCATTCCGCCTTGATCAACGCCCTCTTGTCCCACTATCGAATTGCAGTGCCCCTACAACCGCCAGCACCGCCGCCGCAAAATATCGAGTGGGCGTTTCTGCGTACCGAATACGGGGAATGCTTCGATTCCTTTTTTGCCTTTGGGCTGTTCGCGCTGGCGAAGGAGTCCGGCTTCTTCCCCCCGGCGCTCGTAACCCGCTTCGAGCCGGTGATGCAAGAAGAAGCGCGGCATATTCTCTTCTTCGTCAACTGGCTGGCGTACCGGCGCGCGCAGACCCGGCTGTGGCGACGACCGGAATTGCTGGCACGGCGGCTACTCGCCATGGCCGTGCAAGCCTGGAGTCGGCTGCAAACCGCTCGCGGCATGGCGACCGACGACTTTGCCATGAAAGGACACGAATCCTTCAACGCCGATCTCTCGCCGCGCGATTTTTTGCACCGCTGCTTACAAGAGAACGAACGCCGTCTGAGCCTGTATGACCGTCGGCTACTGCGCCCACGGTTGGTGCCCACCATCGCGCGGGCACTCGTGCGGGTGTTGCGCTGA
- a CDS encoding amidohydrolase, with amino-acid sequence MVDQRIISADSHFVEPPNMWADRVDARFRDRAPHIEQGYKGRPGEWFRCENIQPVQVGGFFGSGKSAEELPEHLKHGFEVAPKSVWDPAERLKEQDRDGVSAEALYTSMGMLLFGLDDAELRRECFRAFNDWAAEYCSAYPKRLIGLGAITLEDIPAGVAELQRIAKKGLHGALIWGSPPEEHLYSSAEYDPFWAAAQELNMPLSLHILTGRAGNRFSRRKVLFGYMRLPQEIQLTIADMITGGVFERFPRLKIVSAENDVSWIPHFMYRIDHAYDRLRHIEGLTLPMLPSDYMRRNVWATFQFETSNVDFTRQSYSPDRMMWSSDYPHTDSPWPRSREFIGEAFKNIPAGDTAKITYGNAAELYSIALT; translated from the coding sequence ATGGTAGATCAACGCATTATTTCTGCGGATTCCCATTTTGTGGAACCGCCAAACATGTGGGCGGATCGTGTTGACGCGCGTTTCCGCGACCGTGCCCCGCACATCGAACAGGGGTACAAAGGACGACCCGGGGAATGGTTCAGGTGCGAGAACATTCAACCGGTTCAAGTTGGCGGCTTCTTCGGTTCGGGGAAGAGCGCCGAGGAATTACCCGAGCACCTCAAACACGGCTTCGAGGTCGCTCCCAAAAGCGTATGGGACCCAGCGGAACGTCTGAAGGAGCAAGACCGCGACGGCGTCAGCGCGGAAGCGCTGTACACGTCGATGGGCATGTTGCTGTTCGGTCTTGACGATGCCGAGCTACGCCGGGAATGCTTTCGCGCGTTCAACGATTGGGCCGCCGAGTATTGCAGCGCCTATCCCAAACGCCTCATCGGCTTAGGAGCCATTACCTTGGAAGACATTCCCGCCGGCGTGGCCGAACTCCAACGTATCGCCAAGAAAGGCCTGCACGGTGCGTTGATCTGGGGATCTCCGCCCGAAGAGCACCTGTACAGTTCAGCCGAATACGATCCCTTCTGGGCAGCAGCGCAAGAGCTGAATATGCCGCTTTCGCTCCACATCCTGACTGGACGGGCAGGCAACCGCTTCAGCCGCCGCAAGGTGTTGTTCGGGTATATGCGGTTGCCGCAAGAAATTCAGCTGACGATCGCCGACATGATCACCGGCGGGGTGTTCGAGCGGTTCCCACGCCTCAAAATCGTTTCCGCCGAAAACGACGTCTCCTGGATTCCCCACTTCATGTACCGCATCGACCATGCCTATGACCGCTTGCGTCACATCGAGGGGCTCACTCTCCCCATGTTGCCGAGCGATTACATGCGGCGCAATGTGTGGGCAACCTTCCAATTCGAGACTTCGAATGTAGACTTCACGCGACAGAGCTACAGCCCGGATCGCATGATGTGGTCGTCGGATTATCCACACACCGACTCGCCGTGGCCACGGTCGCGCGAGTTTATCGGAGAGGCATTTAAGAACATCCCGGCGGGAGATACCGCGAAGATCACCTATGGGAACGCCGCCGAGCTGTACAGCATCGCTCTCACCTAA
- a CDS encoding PPOX class F420-dependent oxidoreductase — MSLAKEEIASFLAERRNAVLGTIRKDGSPQLNPMWFHWTGEAFYISTTRARFKYDSIRRDPRVTLCIDDATGFKTVIVEGRAEVIEDDIWGPTRMIVEKYVGTDHVEARMARMRTEPRVLLVIRPEKWISWDLALRAGPPRS; from the coding sequence ATGTCCTTAGCGAAAGAAGAGATCGCAAGTTTTCTTGCCGAACGGCGGAATGCCGTGTTGGGAACCATCCGTAAGGACGGCTCGCCGCAACTGAACCCGATGTGGTTTCATTGGACCGGCGAGGCCTTCTACATTTCTACCACCAGAGCCCGCTTCAAATACGACAGCATCCGGCGCGACCCGCGCGTGACGCTGTGCATCGACGACGCCACCGGCTTCAAGACTGTCATTGTGGAAGGCCGGGCGGAAGTGATCGAGGATGACATCTGGGGGCCGACACGAATGATCGTAGAAAAGTACGTTGGTACAGACCACGTGGAAGCCCGTATGGCGCGCATGCGAACCGAGCCGCGCGTGCTGCTGGTCATTCGCCCAGAGAAGTGGATTTCCTGGGATCTGGCGTTGCGAGCCGGGCCGCCACGATCATAA
- a CDS encoding DUF1311 domain-containing protein: MVSSRSHRLRVAILVATLPTVLLGTYSVIAEPLVSETTSKVLTTIAHIIIERVGGSTVDRIVGPYVDDTLKTYLRGDPKRALEQQQTQVNQKLSDSAEKDIPVLKAQLALIQEELRALRALRQATPNSATTTQVSSNLQEGVTHMERKLNDRGTELAGVERNLKEVAVRFEQADMRQPAPSTAPQPAQLKKPSFNCRKAKTKTELLICREATLGDIDGRLGEVYWELHRFLVPSEARELKKQEIAWIRRRDQQLTTSCTTDDEVDLPCVIGLWKERVDQLEAQLQIAKARRL, translated from the coding sequence ATGGTGTCCTCACGCTCTCATCGACTTCGCGTCGCCATTCTCGTGGCGACTCTGCCAACGGTGCTCCTCGGTACCTATTCTGTTATTGCTGAGCCGCTCGTTAGCGAGACCACCAGCAAGGTACTGACCACCATTGCCCACATCATCATCGAACGTGTCGGCGGCAGTACGGTCGATAGGATCGTCGGCCCATACGTCGATGACACCTTGAAAACCTATCTACGCGGTGACCCCAAGCGGGCATTGGAACAGCAGCAGACACAGGTCAACCAGAAGCTTTCGGACAGTGCCGAGAAAGACATCCCCGTTCTGAAAGCGCAGCTCGCTTTGATTCAAGAGGAGCTTAGGGCCCTCCGAGCCTTGCGGCAGGCCACTCCAAACAGCGCCACAACGACACAGGTGTCCTCTAACCTTCAAGAAGGTGTGACACATATGGAGCGCAAGCTCAATGATCGTGGCACCGAGCTTGCGGGCGTTGAGCGCAACCTCAAAGAGGTCGCCGTTCGATTCGAGCAAGCCGACATGAGACAGCCAGCGCCATCTACCGCTCCTCAGCCAGCGCAGTTGAAAAAGCCCAGTTTCAACTGCCGCAAGGCGAAAACGAAGACGGAACTCTTGATCTGCCGCGAAGCAACGCTCGGGGACATCGATGGTCGCTTAGGGGAGGTCTATTGGGAACTCCATCGCTTCTTGGTGCCTTCGGAAGCTCGAGAGTTGAAGAAACAAGAAATTGCGTGGATCCGCCGCCGCGATCAGCAATTGACGACGTCGTGTACCACCGACGATGAGGTAGACTTACCCTGCGTCATCGGACTCTGGAAAGAACGCGTCGATCAACTGGAGGCTCAGCTTCAAATCGCGAAGGCGCGACGGCTCTAA
- a CDS encoding N-acetylmuramoyl-L-alanine amidase, with the protein MKRGQPRAACTILLILCCVVGAPTAHATTIALDVGHSLTKPGATSARGVPEFVFNRALALVLRDELQARGFTVLTIGEKGDVRDLYSRPASAKGADLLLSVHHDSVQPHYLKDWQYSGKRHQMSDRFSGFSLFVSRSNLYPTMSLSCASSIGAALRNAGVHPSAYHAQQIPGENRPFADEINGVHYFDDLVVLKTATLPAVLLEAGVIVNPADELLLSEPATRQKIAAAVASAMSCLTKSAQ; encoded by the coding sequence ATGAAGAGAGGACAACCGCGAGCAGCCTGCACGATTCTTCTCATACTTTGCTGTGTCGTCGGCGCGCCTACAGCGCACGCTACCACAATCGCCTTGGATGTCGGTCACTCGCTGACCAAGCCCGGAGCCACCAGCGCACGAGGGGTTCCTGAGTTCGTCTTCAACCGCGCCCTGGCTCTGGTACTGAGAGATGAGCTGCAAGCGCGCGGATTCACCGTTCTGACGATCGGCGAGAAGGGCGACGTTCGCGACTTGTACTCCCGACCGGCTAGCGCGAAAGGGGCGGATTTACTGCTGTCCGTCCATCATGATTCAGTGCAGCCGCATTATCTGAAGGACTGGCAATATAGCGGCAAGCGGCACCAGATGAGCGACCGGTTTTCGGGCTTCTCGCTCTTCGTGTCGCGCTCGAACCTCTACCCCACAATGAGTTTGAGCTGCGCATCGTCCATTGGAGCTGCTCTCCGCAATGCGGGGGTCCATCCTTCCGCTTATCATGCGCAACAGATTCCGGGAGAGAACCGCCCGTTCGCGGATGAAATCAACGGTGTCCACTACTTTGACGATCTGGTGGTGCTCAAAACCGCCACGCTCCCGGCCGTTCTTCTCGAAGCTGGCGTCATCGTCAATCCCGCGGACGAACTTCTCTTGAGCGAGCCTGCCACCCGTCAGAAAATCGCTGCCGCCGTCGCTAGCGCCATGAGTTGTCTGACGAAAAGCGCGCAGTGA
- a CDS encoding arylesterase, whose product MRLLACLVLSMVHISGWKAEWSVIRPANAEETKEKTVLFFGDSLTAGYGIDPTQAFPAVIQEKIREKGWRFRAVNAGVSGETTAGGLRRIDWVLQRRVDVFVLELGANDGLRGLPLEAAQQNLQAIIERVRAKYPQARVVLAGMRVPTNLGAEYTNRFRSMFMELAQANDVALIPFLLAGVGGDSRLNLPDGLHPTPAGHKIVADNVWQVLEPVLRSMEP is encoded by the coding sequence ATGCGTCTGTTGGCCTGCTTAGTCCTGTCGATGGTTCACATCTCAGGATGGAAGGCGGAATGGTCTGTCATACGTCCGGCGAACGCCGAAGAGACGAAGGAAAAAACCGTGCTCTTTTTTGGCGACAGTCTGACTGCCGGGTATGGGATCGATCCCACGCAGGCTTTTCCCGCAGTGATTCAGGAGAAGATTCGCGAGAAGGGGTGGCGGTTTCGCGCAGTGAATGCCGGGGTCAGCGGTGAGACTACGGCAGGGGGGCTGCGCCGTATCGATTGGGTGTTGCAGCGTCGGGTGGATGTGTTTGTCCTCGAACTCGGTGCCAATGACGGGCTACGCGGCCTGCCGCTCGAAGCCGCACAGCAGAACCTGCAAGCGATTATCGAGCGGGTGCGGGCGAAGTATCCGCAAGCGCGCGTAGTGCTTGCCGGCATGCGGGTGCCCACCAATCTCGGGGCCGAGTATACTAATCGCTTCCGCTCCATGTTTATGGAATTGGCGCAAGCCAACGATGTAGCGCTGATTCCGTTCCTTTTGGCAGGAGTCGGTGGCGATTCTCGTCTCAACCTGCCTGATGGTCTTCATCCGACTCCCGCCGGGCACAAAATTGTCGCCGACAACGTGTGGCAGGTGCTGGAGCCGGTGCTGCGGTCGATGGAACCGTAA